In the genome of Siniperca chuatsi isolate FFG_IHB_CAS linkage group LG14, ASM2008510v1, whole genome shotgun sequence, the window TCCTGCCTCACAATCCTCTTTTGCTCAACACACAAACTGACCAGCATTTGTCCTCCCTCCAGGTGACAATTCTGATCATCCTGGCCCTGGCCTTCCTCGCCTGCATCGTGTTCCTGGTGGTTTATAAAGCCTTCACCTATGACCATGCCTGCCCAGATGGATTCATTTATAAGGTAAGACCCATGAGTGGCCTGTGTTTAATTTTACAGCGTTAAAACACACCTATGCACAGATTAGTCTATAAAGTATTAGTATATATAAGTAAAAATGTCCACCACAATTTCCATCATCCCAAGGATACACCGTTAGATCACTAattttgtctaaccaacagtctaaaaccaaaagatattcaatttgcaatgatataaaatggagaaaagcgGCACATTTGAGACGCTTGCACtagtggcatttttgcttgagaaattACTGAAAGGGTTAATCAATGAAATGATTTAGCCTCTTTATTTTCCATCAattaaagcaaaagtttgatattttgggagaTACGCCTTATTTACTTTATGGtggagagttaaatgagaagacagatatcactctcatatctgtccattaacaatatggagctgcagccaggagcCGGTTAGTTTAGTTTAGCGCACAGACAGGgtgaaacagagacaaaatccacctacctacaactctaaagctcattagttagcatgttatatctcgtttgtttaatccatacaaaaaccaagtGCCAGAACAACAATTCGGCATGTTACgaggggttatgtgctggactatttcttggctgcgAACAGTAAGTTCCtagagtctccgctggttgctggccaagaaatagtccagaaCATAACACCCTGCTTAACAACAACCAACTTATCATTCTTACACTtttgtacaaataaacaaacaagatataaatttcacaaaatgtcgaAAAGGAATAGTTGGTTGATTAATTaactaaaggaatagttaaacacTAGAGTTATATATTCTCCGTGCCTAAGTGTCCTTGTGCAAGGAGCTGAATCCTCTCTGCCCTTCACTATCCCCCTCTCTACTTTCCCTCCTATCTAAATAAAGACTTAAAGGTGAGTGCACTGCCCAGTCTCCTGTGGGAgagcaaaaaaattaaaatactccCATCCTACTTTTGCTAATTTCTAAGGTCATGTTACAGGAAGAGGCTAACGAGGCTAATCAGTCAGGCAATCATTGAACAATGATATCAGTGATTTTGTTATGACCACTGTAATTAAGTgtaattttgtgattttgttccTTGACACAGAAGCCAAAGAAAGACACTCCATTAAGCTCTCATATGTCATTAGCCATGTCGACTATTAGATGAAAATTAGACTTACTGCCTATTTTACAATAATTACCACATTATGATCACTAACTATGATCCATATTTCTAAGGTCATGAAAGAAAATTTCCCATACAGCCATCCTTATCCAACAATCTGCTGTTCAGATATGTGCAGTATTAGTATTAAAAAGTTTTGTGGTATGTGGATGCAGAtagcctctcctctcctctcctttcctggTACTTATAGATTTCCGCTGCACTGCACTTATAACATAAGTTTCACAGTATTTTGTGAAAGGTCACCTTGGAAGTCTGTGTCTCTGGATAAATCTGGTCTTTTAGGTGGAATAAATCTAGTTTCAGGCCCACAGCCTCTGCAGGGGCTCTGACTGCAGTCTGCAGAGGTATTATTAGAAGTCACATGCACGTACGCTAGGTGCGAAAATGTCGATAGAGAAATGTACGCACGCATGCTCACACATGCAATATGCACCAACATCATACAACTGCACACAAGGTTGTGAATGCATACACACTGAAGCACATTCTAATGCTATACGGACTAACAAAAATACACTAATATACATTACAGTATAATGAGCCTCCTTCCCCTCTATATGTTCCTAAATAGAGCTGTACTATTTGCTTCAGTAATGTAAATGGTTTCTTCTATCTCTTCCCTATTCCCtctaataaaaacaagaatgtatAAAAATACGGATGATaggcttttttttaatgggGAAGCAAATTTTACTCATAATTTTACTTATAAATCATAGTTTTCCTCCTATTAAAGCTATTCAAGTTATTCCATCATCTGAGACATTTTTGGTTGTAAGTCATTATTTAGCATCATTGATAAAACACAAATTCTTGTGTTtgctttctctgctgctgaagaATAAGTTTTTTCCCCTTCACTGGGAACCAATACATAAACATGAGTCGCAGCAGCTCGCCCCCCTCATGACATGCCACTTTTGAATGTcacaattatatttaatattatagagtaATATGACGTAATTTTAAGCCAATTTTCTATACGAGTAGGCAGAGTTTGACTTTTCTTTGACTGACTGGTTTGAACCCTGAGATGACCTCGACAACAAACAAGCATTTTATCTGATTCTATTCATGTAGAAACAAgattcaagtcaagtcaagtaaattttatttatatagcccaatatcacaaatcacaatttgcctcaaggggctttacaatctgtacagcatacaacacctaCTGTccccaaaaaaaccttttaacagggaaaaaaatggaagaaacctcaggaagagcaacagaggagggatccctctcccaggacggacagacgtGCAATAGATGTTGTAtgtacagaatagattcacaacagaaaatcatagtatatacaattatgatggcaaaatgtagattgtaaaacataagTGAATAGGATGGATCCTTAGTCTCCCACTAAGTAGGATCTGagccacaccacctcctctccaccagaCCTGGAAAGAAGAcaggccacacaaacacagacttctttttaactttgGGGACACAAGCTAAAATTGACAAAATATGGTCAAATGTTCTGGTTTTAGTTAAGATTCTAGTCTTCTATTTGAAGACTTTTAGTAGTAGTGCGTGGTAGGCCAAACAACAAAACGTTACAGTAATCAAGTCCTGATGAAACAAAGGTATGAATTAGGATCTCTGCATCAGCCAAGGACAGAAAATACCTAATGCTATGATATCTTGGTGATGTCTTTAATGTGCTGATCAAAGGAGAGGGTAGGATCAAGCGTCAAAACTGCATATAATTTGGCCAATATAACTATACTATATTAAGAGAAATACAGAGGGCCAAGAATAGAGCCCTGAGGTACTCCATAttttacatcagaaaataatgatttaaatcGCAATTACAGTATTAGTCAGAAAATTGCATCTTTTTCTCCCATTGTTCAGCCCTCATATAATGATTCAGTGGATTTTATTTAGTCCTAACTTGATAACCTAACTTAGCTACATGCAGCACCTTTAACAATGAATTAATTGATATATGCTCTGAACCTCActgttctctctccctcacagcACAAGCGGTGTATCCCAGCCTCTCTGGAGGCCTACTATGCTGCCCAGGATGCCAACTCTAGGGGCCGTTTCTACACAGTGATCAGCCACTACAGCATGGCCAAGCAGACCACTTCGCACTCTGTCTCCCCCTGGCTGCCTGGAGAGGCAGGGGGGCAGCAGCACGGCGCGAAACCCCCGAGTGGCGAGGGCCACTGAGTTAGCTGAATGGTTAAAGGGTGTtgtaaacacatacagacacatgcagacatgaagaaatacagacacaggcagaaatagacacagacacacacaaacatgtaggTGAATATTTAGAAAATATAGACAAAAGAGACGTACATAAACACAACAGCTACATATGTAATACCAATATAGAGTGAAAACATGCATGTAGACATAAAAGACACACAAGTCTTTACCTTGACTGCCCATTTATGTGCTCACTCTCTTATGGGGGGGCATTTCCCATTAAACCTTTGCTCTCTTGGGATTATCATTGTCTGCTGAtacactctcacatacacaaaaacacacacagtctgctctCTCGTTACCATGTTTACTCCCTTCCtctaagttattatttattgactgtcatgatatatttattttttactgtaatgtgtGGATGATTTGTATGTGATTATCAGGCAACTCTTTGTACAAAGGCACAAGTCAGTGCTGAATTTCAAGCTTCTTCTTTGTGAAATTCTCTGGAGTttggagtcttttttttttcttcaagtgtgtatactgtagttatatatattcattcacagccccttttcttttcttgcctTTCTTGTCCAAACTGTGTAACCTCAGGCACgcccgtcacacacacacacacacacacacacacacacacacacacacacacacacacacacacacatagatcaCTTCATATATTGCAATCCAAAAAATGTCAGTATGGTCTTGTATTGctgtaacacatttttaaacacaaaatttcAGCTGTACAGTCTGAGGAAGGTTTGACACCAGTGTCCACATCCTGAGTTGACTGAATGAATTTTTCCATCATGGCTGTTTGATAACTCATATACAATGTGCTGTactatacattttaaatcctgAAATCCCTCAGTGACCCAAGCTGTAAATACAACTGTGCGTTCAAGctagttttttgtgtgtgtatgcattgtAGTAGCTTTTATtagaaggttgtttttttttaaagacctgCAATTCATTCATGCGAGTTACTCACACATTGCTTCTGCTGGTCTTGTACTGTAGCTCCATTAAACACAATGTTGCAGATGGAAAAGGAAATACCATGCATATCACCGTCTCTTGCCAAAACTCTTATTTTccgctgtgtttttgttacatttatcgATGGGCTTCAACTGGAGCCAAGTTTTGTTCCTCTactgttctttttcattttgtaatgTTGGATCTGTTGTCAAGAGCGCTTTTATGAGATATTGTGATGTTGTTAGTTGATAAGTAGCGATACTTGATGTAATTTATCAGTGTGCATCCTTGTCCCTCTTGGTTtgaattcaaaataaaacaagctgtGACCTGTGCTGAGTGTCTGTCAGTCCCACTTACTGCTGTGTCTCGTTGGCACTCACGCAGAGCCTAATGCAGCCCGAGGCAGTGCAACTTGAATAACAGTGACGGCTTTTCATACAGCATGTTATATTATTCAGATGTTCTCCTACTCAAATTCATACTACATTAGATATGTATTCTGCTGTCCATGTATTGAAATTTCTAGAGCTGCAGAGAGCAGATTTGTTGGCTGTAATGATGAGTACCTGTGATTGACAGCAAAAAAGTACCAGAAGAATACCTGTATCTATAATGGCTACTGGATATATTATTTATCTACACGAAGTCCTCTGTGAATGGCAGATAAGGCCTCTGTTTTTCTTATGTGCAGCACTAACAACGGTGTCTTCAGTGAGTGACAAGAATAGCTTGCTTTCCTAATTAGAGGCTTGTATTTTAATGACTCCGTCAGCTGTCTCTGTTTTTCACTACTGAGGACTGAAACCCCCGCTGAATGCAACAGCtttaagagaaagagagaataaaacacAAGGAGAAAACGACAAAAATATACTGTGTTTACTTACTTTGGACAAATATAAACAATTCATCGTTTAAAATATACAGGAAGTTGGCTTCAAATAGAAATAAGTGAGTTCATAATATCCCATGAATGTCAATCACTAAGAGGAGACACACACCAACCTGACATGTTAAGCAGACAGATAGTGTAACAGTAAGTTTGAAGGTTTCAACCTTGTGTGAAGCATTTCAATAAGTCCATCACTAACAGTGTCTGTGATGTAAGGTTCAAACTATCTCCTAAACTATCTCCAGATGACAAATAATGACCAACTTgtaaaactaaatgttttcaCGCTCGCTCAGGACTCAGGAAACAGATTTACTCTACAACATTGGGCCACTCCATTCTTTGTTCTTTGCT includes:
- the nsg2 gene encoding neuronal vesicle trafficking-associated protein 2 → MVKLGSNLQDKGAKPVSVEDGFQNVPLITPLDVGSLQSQAPDKVVVKTRTEYQTEKKRLKVPKVEEFTISFTDGVSERLKVTILIILALAFLACIVFLVVYKAFTYDHACPDGFIYKHKRCIPASLEAYYAAQDANSRGRFYTVISHYSMAKQTTSHSVSPWLPGEAGGQQHGAKPPSGEGH